One genomic region from Vanacampus margaritifer isolate UIUO_Vmar chromosome 2, RoL_Vmar_1.0, whole genome shotgun sequence encodes:
- the snorc gene encoding uncharacterized protein snorc isoform X1, whose amino-acid sequence MDHSNVPTLTSFYINSPSNPLFFSFHFADTVADPSTDNQDIVSGEIPADVAPTGTTTKEPPHHMTEQAFTFDYEDVTQGLDVDEEEGVLGPGAITAIVIAVFLGASVLLALIVITLRKFTAS is encoded by the exons ATGGACCACTCAAACGTACCAACGCTAACCTCGTTTTATATCAACTCACCttcaaatccactttttttttctttccattttgcagACACGGTTGCTGACCCGTCGACGGATAACCAAGACATCGTGTCAGGAGAGATCCCCGCTGACGTGGCCCCCACCGGCACCACCACCAAAGAGCCCCCTCATCATATGACCGAGCAGGCCTTCACCTTCGACTACGAGGACGTCACACAAGGCCTCGACGTGGACGAGGAGGAAG GTGTCCTGGGCCCGGGTGCCATCACCGCCATCGTCATTGCCGTCTTCCTCGGAGCGTCCGTCCTGCTGGCGCTCATCGTCATCACGCTTAGGAAATTCACAGCCTCATAG
- the LOC144044289 gene encoding integral membrane protein 2C-like isoform X1, translating into MVRITLHPTTSDKTEKGDEVDLVSNELSDLEKNTSSRIKKYFPVRLCTLLMSVLVILLGLVLGSIYTYRHFFPDQDPSVQLPDIPADVSVHADSYSNDSKIYEILSRAKEFNCHVVLSTKSCIMEMDVKVAISVEDNLQFMKVLMIRGPSNADNIVIVHDFTNGKTAYYDQVKQMCYVTVLNKNVVKAPSNLLELLSNTKSEIYFGNEYMLKDIQIMGKQLTDDKDLGSAIQEVCQNKMIFEMMPKEEGSAEFEIEFLNTCKHIVHFENCYFVETYICNPKAYNT; encoded by the exons ATGGTGAGAATTACCTTGCATCCTACGACGTCTGACAAGACAGAGAAAGGTGATGAAGTTGATTTGGTTAGCAACGAGCTCAGC GACCTGGAAAAGAACACTTCTTCCCGGATCAAGAAGTATTTTCCAGTCCGCTTGTGCACCCTCTTGATGTCTGTGCTGGTCATCCTCTTAGGATTGGTGCTGGGTTCCATCTACACGTACCGCCACTTCTTTCCTGATCAG GATCCATCCGTCCAGCTGCCTGACATCCCTGCAGACGTATCTGTCCATGCAGATTCCTACTCCAATGACTCCAAAATCTATGAAATTTTGAGT cGTGCAAAGGAATTCAATTGCCATGTTGTGTTGAGCACCAAGTCTTGCATCATGGAGATGGACGTGAAGGTGGCCATCTCCGTGGAAGACAATCTCCAGTTCATGAAGGTGCTCATGATCAGAGGTCCTAGTAACGCTGACAACATTGTCATCGTCCATGACTTCACAAAT GGCAAGACTGCTTATTATGACCAAGTCAAGCAAATGTGCTATGTGACTGTGCTGAACAAGAACGTGGTCAAGGCGCCAAGCAACCTTCTGGAGTTGCTGAGCAATACCAAG aGTGAGATATACTTTGGAAATGAGTACATGTTGAAGGACATTCAGATCATGGGAAAGCAACTAACTGACGACAAAGATCTGGGCTCAGCCATCCAAGAGGTGTGTCAAAACAAGATGATCTTTGAAATGATGCCCAAGGAGGAGGGAAGCGCGGAATTTGAAATTG AATTTTTGAACACCTGCAAGCACATTGTGCACTTCGAGAATTGTTACTTTGTGGAAACCTACATCTGCAATCCCAAGGCCTACAATACTTAA
- the LOC144044289 gene encoding integral membrane protein 2C-like isoform X2, whose amino-acid sequence MVRITLHPTTSDKTEKGDEVDLVSNELSDLEKNTSSRIKKYFPVRLCTLLMSVLVILLGLVLGSIYTYRHFFPDQRAKEFNCHVVLSTKSCIMEMDVKVAISVEDNLQFMKVLMIRGPSNADNIVIVHDFTNGKTAYYDQVKQMCYVTVLNKNVVKAPSNLLELLSNTKSEIYFGNEYMLKDIQIMGKQLTDDKDLGSAIQEVCQNKMIFEMMPKEEGSAEFEIEFLNTCKHIVHFENCYFVETYICNPKAYNT is encoded by the exons ATGGTGAGAATTACCTTGCATCCTACGACGTCTGACAAGACAGAGAAAGGTGATGAAGTTGATTTGGTTAGCAACGAGCTCAGC GACCTGGAAAAGAACACTTCTTCCCGGATCAAGAAGTATTTTCCAGTCCGCTTGTGCACCCTCTTGATGTCTGTGCTGGTCATCCTCTTAGGATTGGTGCTGGGTTCCATCTACACGTACCGCCACTTCTTTCCTGATCAG cGTGCAAAGGAATTCAATTGCCATGTTGTGTTGAGCACCAAGTCTTGCATCATGGAGATGGACGTGAAGGTGGCCATCTCCGTGGAAGACAATCTCCAGTTCATGAAGGTGCTCATGATCAGAGGTCCTAGTAACGCTGACAACATTGTCATCGTCCATGACTTCACAAAT GGCAAGACTGCTTATTATGACCAAGTCAAGCAAATGTGCTATGTGACTGTGCTGAACAAGAACGTGGTCAAGGCGCCAAGCAACCTTCTGGAGTTGCTGAGCAATACCAAG aGTGAGATATACTTTGGAAATGAGTACATGTTGAAGGACATTCAGATCATGGGAAAGCAACTAACTGACGACAAAGATCTGGGCTCAGCCATCCAAGAGGTGTGTCAAAACAAGATGATCTTTGAAATGATGCCCAAGGAGGAGGGAAGCGCGGAATTTGAAATTG AATTTTTGAACACCTGCAAGCACATTGTGCACTTCGAGAATTGTTACTTTGTGGAAACCTACATCTGCAATCCCAAGGCCTACAATACTTAA
- the hes6 gene encoding transcription cofactor HES-6, with amino-acid sequence MAPTGKHTSTDHCTGGHKSDRKKRKPLVEKKRRARINDSLHELRALMADTELHSKMENAEVLEMTVKRVESILQHRAQEVEAGERFAAGYIQCMHDVHTFVSSCPGMDPTVAAELLNHLLESMPLHGQDRLRATLSGTDLNAGPWSPPGPAPAPAPGSLVSPAPSSSSASSDDLCSDLEDTDSEQSQGSSSEESEQSQVSSSEETEPQDVAACVSVNGNRSVWRPW; translated from the exons ATGGCCCCCACTGGCAAGCACACATCGACTGACCACTGCACGGGCGGACACAAGTCTGACAGaaag AAGAGGAAACCTCTAGTCGAGAAGAAACGACGTGCTCGTATTAACGACAGCCTACACGAACTCAGGGCTCTCATGGCGGATACAGAG TTGCATTCAAAGATGGAGAATGCCGAAGTGCTGGAGATGACCGTCAAACGGGTTGAGAGCATCCTGCAACACCGGGCTCAAg AAGTGGAAGCGGGCGAGCGTTTTGCGGCCGGTTACATCCAGTGCATGCACGACGTGCACACATTTGTGTCCAGCTGCCCGGGGATGGACCCCACGGTGGCGGCCGAGCTGCTCAACCATCTCCTGGAGAGCATGCCGCTGCACGGCCAGGACCGCCTCAGGGCCACGCTTTCGGGAACAGACCTCAACGCCGGCCCCTGGTCCCCACCGGGCCCCGCTCCCGCACCGGCCCCGGGTTCGTTGGTGTCCCCGGCCCCTTCATCTTCCTCCGCCTCCAGCGATGACCTCTGCTCGGATCTCGAGGACACAGACTCGGAGCAAAGTCAAGGTTCGTCTTCTGAGGAGTCGGAACAAAGTCAAGTTTCTTCGTCAGAAGAAACGGAGCCGCAGGACGTGGCGGCATGTGTGTCCGTAAATGGCAACAGATCCGTTTGGAGACCTTGGTAG
- the snorc gene encoding uncharacterized protein snorc isoform X2 has protein sequence MIRSSTCRLLVLLGLLVVFVRADTVADPSTDNQDIVSGEIPADVAPTGTTTKEPPHHMTEQAFTFDYEDVTQGLDVDEEEGVLGPGAITAIVIAVFLGASVLLALIVITLRKFTAS, from the exons ATGATCCGCAGCAGCACCTGCAGATTGCTGGTCCTCCTGGGCCTCTTGGTGGTCTTTGTACGtgcag ACACGGTTGCTGACCCGTCGACGGATAACCAAGACATCGTGTCAGGAGAGATCCCCGCTGACGTGGCCCCCACCGGCACCACCACCAAAGAGCCCCCTCATCATATGACCGAGCAGGCCTTCACCTTCGACTACGAGGACGTCACACAAGGCCTCGACGTGGACGAGGAGGAAG GTGTCCTGGGCCCGGGTGCCATCACCGCCATCGTCATTGCCGTCTTCCTCGGAGCGTCCGTCCTGCTGGCGCTCATCGTCATCACGCTTAGGAAATTCACAGCCTCATAG